A portion of the Flavobacterium magnum genome contains these proteins:
- a CDS encoding TonB-dependent receptor — MRVLIQLFLAASLSLLSFALSAQERATLSGTISDHDGNETLIGVNVYISELKTGVSTNEYGFYSISVPKGDYTVIITYVGYRQTSEKISLVTDIKKDFKLHSDTSELETVTINSEKTVTNIRKPEMSTNKLTIQQIRKMPAVLGEVDVLKSILQLPGVTNSGEGSAGFNVRGGSADQNLILLDEATIYNSSHVFGFFSVFNSDAIKDLKLYKGGIPARFGGRVSSVLDIYQKEGNSDSFHMNGGIGAVSSRLLAEGPLRKDRGSFLLAGRGSYAHLFLKLADNENSAYFYDLNTKLSYRLNANNNLFLSGYFGRDVFKLNQIFSNTYGNTVFNLRWNHLYSDKLFSNLSAIYSDYYYGLDVDAGGLQWESGIENYNIKYDLRHYLTDKMKLSYGINAIYYEFNPGTVDPLNADSGINHRQLDRKYAFEPSVYLQAEQDITSKLSVNYGLRYSMFHRLGEQIVSVYDNNRAVNFNTELQLYEKAEPIGSTYYGNGKTIAKFDNLEPRAAIAYQLDERQSVKASYNRMSQYLHLISNTTSVTPLDVWAPSDQFLQPEILDQVALGYFRNFKEEAYSLEVETFFKKIKNRADYIDGADLIANNNIEQVILNGKARSYGLEVLVKKNEGRLTGFASYTLSRSEQKTPGRTPEETGINHGGWYRAGYDKLHNLSLTGSYQLNDKWSFGGIFTLQSGKAVTYPNGQYVYGGVVIPTYEARNASKLPVYHHLDVSATYVPKPEKKKGWQAEWVFSIYNLYNRSNAASMAFRENETTGVNEAVRLSIFGLIPSVTYNFKF; from the coding sequence ATGAGAGTTCTTATCCAGCTATTTTTAGCCGCATCACTATCACTGTTGTCGTTCGCCCTGAGTGCCCAGGAACGCGCCACGCTGAGCGGTACGATTTCAGATCACGACGGCAATGAGACGCTAATCGGCGTGAACGTCTACATCAGCGAACTGAAAACCGGCGTGTCCACCAACGAATACGGCTTCTATTCGATTTCAGTACCAAAGGGAGATTATACCGTCATCATTACCTATGTCGGCTACCGTCAAACCTCCGAAAAAATCAGCCTCGTAACCGACATCAAGAAAGATTTTAAGCTTCACAGCGACACGTCCGAGCTCGAAACCGTCACAATCAACAGTGAAAAAACGGTGACCAACATCCGGAAGCCGGAAATGAGCACCAACAAACTTACGATACAGCAAATCCGGAAAATGCCTGCTGTGTTGGGAGAAGTCGACGTGCTGAAGTCCATCCTGCAACTGCCCGGCGTAACCAATTCAGGCGAGGGATCTGCGGGGTTCAATGTGCGCGGCGGATCGGCCGACCAGAATCTTATTTTGCTCGACGAGGCCACAATCTACAATTCATCCCACGTTTTCGGGTTCTTTTCGGTGTTCAATTCCGATGCGATCAAGGATCTGAAATTGTATAAAGGCGGAATTCCGGCGCGGTTTGGCGGAAGGGTCTCGTCTGTCCTGGACATTTACCAAAAAGAAGGGAACAGCGACAGCTTCCATATGAACGGCGGTATCGGTGCGGTTTCAAGCCGGCTTTTAGCCGAGGGGCCACTTCGCAAAGACAGGGGATCGTTCCTGCTGGCCGGGCGCGGATCCTACGCGCACCTCTTCCTGAAACTCGCCGATAACGAAAATTCGGCCTACTTCTACGATCTCAATACCAAACTGAGCTACCGGCTCAATGCCAACAACAATTTATTCCTCTCGGGATACTTCGGCCGTGACGTATTCAAGCTCAACCAGATTTTCAGCAACACTTATGGCAATACCGTGTTCAACCTGCGCTGGAATCATTTGTATTCCGATAAGCTGTTCTCAAACCTTTCGGCCATTTACAGCGATTACTACTACGGACTTGATGTCGATGCTGGTGGACTGCAATGGGAATCCGGCATCGAAAATTATAATATCAAATATGATCTGAGGCATTACCTGACGGATAAGATGAAATTAAGCTACGGGATTAACGCCATTTATTACGAATTCAATCCCGGGACGGTCGATCCGCTCAACGCGGATTCAGGCATCAACCACAGGCAACTCGACCGCAAATATGCCTTTGAGCCATCGGTGTATCTTCAGGCCGAACAGGACATCACCAGCAAACTTTCGGTGAATTATGGCCTGCGATACAGCATGTTCCATAGACTAGGGGAACAAATCGTAAGCGTGTATGACAACAACCGGGCAGTAAACTTCAACACTGAACTGCAGCTTTACGAAAAAGCGGAGCCGATTGGCAGCACATATTACGGCAACGGTAAAACCATTGCAAAATTTGACAACCTGGAACCGCGTGCCGCAATTGCGTATCAGCTTGACGAACGGCAATCGGTCAAGGCAAGCTACAATCGGATGAGCCAGTACCTGCACCTGATTTCCAACACCACCTCCGTGACACCGTTGGATGTGTGGGCGCCGAGTGACCAATTCCTGCAACCCGAAATACTCGACCAAGTCGCATTGGGTTATTTCAGGAATTTTAAAGAGGAAGCCTATTCACTTGAAGTGGAAACCTTCTTCAAAAAAATTAAAAACCGTGCGGACTATATCGACGGCGCCGACCTGATTGCCAACAACAACATTGAACAGGTTATCCTCAACGGGAAAGCCCGCTCCTACGGTCTCGAAGTCCTGGTTAAGAAAAACGAGGGCCGCCTGACCGGATTCGCCTCATACACCCTCTCGCGCTCTGAGCAGAAAACGCCGGGCAGGACGCCGGAAGAAACCGGGATCAATCACGGCGGATGGTATCGCGCAGGTTACGACAAGTTGCACAACCTGTCCCTGACAGGCAGTTACCAACTGAATGATAAATGGTCTTTCGGGGGGATTTTTACACTGCAGTCCGGCAAAGCGGTAACCTACCCTAACGGCCAATATGTCTACGGCGGCGTAGTGATCCCAACTTACGAAGCACGCAACGCCAGCAAACTTCCGGTTTACCACCACCTCGACGTATCAGCGACGTACGTGCCTAAACCCGAAAAGAAAAAAGGCTGGCAGGCCGAATGGGTTTTCAGCATTTACAACCTGTACAACCGATCAAACGCTGCATCAATGGCTTTCAGGGAGAATGAAACCACGGGCGTTAACGAGGCCGTGCGGCTGTCAATTTTCGGACTGATCCCCAGCGTAACTTATAATTTCAAATTCTAA
- a CDS encoding response regulator transcription factor, translated as MITVVIAEDHQAMLDGIRLSLRLENDIRIVGEAGDGEQLLEVVREKKPYVVVTDIRMPKCDGITATRLIKKEFPKIKVIAFSMFDQPVAVAQMRDAGASGYLMKSSSVFLLQKAIRAVFLGHTFFDDAIIAQDAAAIDNNVLSVREKEILRLIGEGKSTEDISELLCISVETVKTHRKNIHRKINLHGKSDLIRYAIESKFDF; from the coding sequence ATGATAACAGTGGTTATTGCCGAAGATCATCAGGCGATGCTCGACGGGATCAGGCTTTCCCTAAGGCTTGAAAATGACATCCGCATTGTCGGCGAAGCCGGTGATGGCGAGCAGCTGCTGGAAGTGGTACGCGAAAAAAAACCCTATGTTGTGGTTACGGACATCCGTATGCCAAAATGTGATGGCATTACCGCCACGCGGCTCATCAAAAAGGAATTCCCGAAAATAAAAGTAATCGCTTTCAGTATGTTTGACCAGCCGGTAGCCGTAGCGCAAATGAGGGATGCAGGCGCTTCAGGTTACCTGATGAAAAGTTCATCGGTGTTCCTGCTGCAGAAAGCCATCAGGGCCGTGTTTCTCGGCCATACCTTTTTTGACGATGCCATCATCGCACAGGACGCCGCCGCCATAGACAACAACGTGCTGAGTGTAAGGGAGAAGGAAATCCTGAGGCTCATCGGAGAGGGAAAATCCACCGAGGACATCAGCGAGCTGCTATGCATCAGCGTGGAAACCGTCAAGACTCACCGTAAAAATATCCACAGGAAAATTAATCTTCACGGCAAATCAGACCTGATACGTTATGCCATAGAAAGCAAATTCGATTTTTAA
- the htpG gene encoding molecular chaperone HtpG, with amino-acid sequence MTTGKIHVSVENIFPLIKKFLYSDHEIFLRELVSNATDATLKLKHLTSIGEANVEYGHPVIEVKIDKEGKKIHIIDQGLGMTAAEVEKYINQVAFSGAEEFLEKYKDSAKDSGIIGHFGLGFYSAFMVAEKVEIITKSYKDEPAVRWICDGSPEFTLEPAEKTERGTEIILHIAEDSVEFLEEGRIRSLLEKYNKFMPVPIKFGTKQQVLPKPDDAPEDYKTEYETVDNIINNPTPAWTKQPADLNEDDYKSFYRELYPMQFEEPLFNIHLNVDYPFNLTGILYFPKLGSDLQIQKDKIQLYQNQVFVTDNVEGIVPEFLTMLKGVIDSPDIPLNVSRSYLQADGNVKKISNYITRKVSDKLKSLFTDSRADFEQKWNDIKVVLEYGMLSEPKFYEKAGAFALYPTVDGKYFTLDELKENLKEKQTDKNGKLVLLYAANKDAQHSYIAAAAEKGYEVLLLDSPIISHLIQKLEGDNSDITFVRVDSDHIDNLIRKEDLAISKLSDEEKETLKTIVEGVVPQPAYTVQLEPLDSHAAPFLITQPEFMRRMKEMSQSGGGMFGMGNMPEMYNLVVNTNSELATAILGNQDETVRAGLVKQALDLAKLSQNLLKGEELTAFVKRSFEMIK; translated from the coding sequence ATGACAACAGGAAAAATTCATGTTTCGGTTGAAAACATCTTTCCCTTAATCAAAAAGTTCCTATACAGCGACCACGAAATTTTCCTTCGTGAGCTCGTATCCAATGCCACCGATGCAACCCTGAAATTAAAGCACCTCACGAGCATCGGTGAGGCAAACGTCGAATATGGCCATCCTGTAATCGAGGTAAAAATTGACAAGGAGGGAAAAAAAATCCACATCATCGACCAGGGGTTGGGGATGACTGCCGCGGAGGTTGAGAAATACATCAACCAGGTCGCCTTCTCCGGCGCTGAGGAGTTTTTGGAAAAATACAAGGACTCTGCCAAAGATTCAGGCATCATCGGACATTTTGGCCTCGGATTCTATTCTGCTTTTATGGTGGCCGAAAAAGTGGAAATCATTACCAAGTCCTACAAGGATGAGCCCGCCGTGCGCTGGATTTGTGACGGCAGTCCCGAATTTACCCTGGAACCGGCTGAAAAAACCGAACGGGGTACGGAAATTATCCTGCACATCGCAGAGGATTCTGTTGAATTCCTTGAAGAAGGCCGGATCCGCTCTTTGCTCGAGAAGTACAACAAATTCATGCCTGTGCCAATCAAGTTCGGGACAAAGCAGCAGGTGCTTCCGAAACCTGACGACGCGCCGGAAGACTACAAAACCGAATATGAAACGGTAGACAACATCATCAACAACCCGACTCCGGCCTGGACCAAACAACCGGCTGACCTCAACGAGGATGATTACAAAAGTTTCTACCGCGAATTGTACCCCATGCAGTTCGAAGAGCCATTGTTCAACATCCACCTCAATGTGGATTACCCATTTAACCTCACAGGAATCCTTTACTTCCCGAAACTGGGTTCGGATCTGCAAATCCAGAAAGACAAAATCCAGTTGTACCAGAACCAGGTTTTCGTTACCGATAATGTCGAAGGCATAGTACCGGAATTCCTGACGATGCTGAAAGGTGTGATCGACTCGCCGGATATCCCGCTGAATGTGTCGCGCTCTTACCTTCAGGCCGATGGGAATGTAAAGAAAATTTCGAATTACATTACCCGCAAAGTATCTGATAAGCTCAAATCGCTGTTCACGGATAGCCGGGCTGACTTCGAGCAAAAATGGAATGACATCAAGGTCGTATTGGAATACGGTATGCTTTCTGAGCCTAAGTTTTACGAAAAGGCGGGCGCATTTGCCCTGTACCCTACCGTAGACGGTAAATACTTCACACTTGATGAACTTAAGGAAAACCTCAAGGAAAAGCAAACCGATAAAAACGGAAAACTCGTGCTCCTATATGCTGCCAATAAGGATGCGCAGCACAGTTACATTGCCGCTGCCGCAGAAAAGGGTTACGAAGTGTTGCTGCTTGACTCTCCGATCATTTCGCACCTGATCCAGAAACTGGAAGGTGACAACAGCGACATCACATTCGTCCGCGTCGATTCTGACCACATTGATAATCTCATCAGGAAAGAGGATCTGGCTATTTCAAAACTTTCGGACGAAGAAAAGGAAACGCTTAAGACTATAGTGGAAGGCGTCGTTCCGCAGCCGGCTTACACTGTACAGCTTGAACCGCTCGACAGCCACGCAGCCCCATTCCTGATTACACAGCCTGAATTTATGCGTCGTATGAAGGAAATGAGCCAGAGCGGGGGCGGCATGTTCGGGATGGGAAATATGCCTGAGATGTATAACCTTGTGGTCAATACAAATTCTGAACTGGCGACAGCCATACTCGGAAACCAGGATGAAACGGTTCGCGCCGGATTGGTTAAACAGGCTTTGGACCTGGCAAAACTTTCACAGAACCTGCTCAAAGGCGAAGAACTTACCGCATTTGTGAAGCGCAGTTTCGAGATGATAAAATAA
- a CDS encoding lipocalin family protein: protein MKKIALLFVLAVSLASCKSTSATNTKTDTRAQVAIKGNWVLSSVTYPGSEYIRVLSFQIADSKCFEGSTWKFVSNNNKGDMAITDSNCPSFSSPFTWFVNKDGQFVLKLLNAGEKAKKVRDGYVLTLANQTETSFQLLDKIDVGGKMTNVTYQFNKTN, encoded by the coding sequence ATGAAAAAAATCGCATTATTATTTGTACTGGCAGTGTCCCTTGCGTCATGCAAATCGACTTCAGCTACCAATACAAAAACAGACACCAGGGCACAGGTTGCCATAAAAGGCAATTGGGTGCTGAGTTCAGTGACCTATCCGGGATCGGAGTACATCAGGGTGCTTTCGTTCCAGATCGCCGATTCAAAATGTTTTGAGGGCAGTACCTGGAAATTCGTCTCGAACAACAACAAAGGCGATATGGCCATCACTGACTCCAATTGCCCATCCTTCAGTTCTCCGTTTACATGGTTTGTAAATAAGGACGGTCAATTCGTATTGAAACTCTTAAATGCGGGCGAAAAGGCTAAAAAAGTGCGTGACGGTTATGTACTTACGCTTGCAAACCAGACCGAAACTTCTTTCCAGTTGCTTGACAAAATAGATGTCGGAGGAAAAATGACCAACGTAACTTACCAATTTAATAAAACGAATTAA
- a CDS encoding OmpA family protein, with product MKKISILALAFITLSSSLLTGCDAVKNSNNAQRGAAIGAIGGAIAGGVIGNNAGKGGKGALGAVIGGVVGGVAGGVIGNKMDKQAREIDNAIPGAEVERVGEGIKLTLNENAVRFDTGKSTLTATATANLDKLVKVFNDYPDTNIVIYGYTDSTGSMQINQTLSEQRAASVKNYLSSKGISAARFTTTGMGPADPIATNDTPEGRSQNRRVEFAITANQKMIQDAEQEAKK from the coding sequence ATGAAAAAGATTTCAATCTTAGCTCTGGCGTTTATAACGCTTTCTTCATCTTTGCTTACGGGCTGTGATGCGGTGAAAAATTCAAATAATGCGCAGCGTGGCGCTGCTATCGGTGCCATCGGCGGTGCCATTGCGGGCGGTGTCATCGGGAACAACGCAGGCAAAGGAGGCAAAGGCGCGCTTGGAGCCGTAATTGGCGGTGTTGTAGGCGGCGTGGCCGGTGGTGTCATCGGAAATAAGATGGACAAGCAGGCGCGTGAAATTGACAATGCCATTCCGGGTGCCGAAGTAGAACGTGTAGGCGAAGGGATCAAGTTGACACTAAATGAGAATGCGGTGCGTTTCGATACCGGCAAATCCACACTTACAGCGACGGCGACTGCCAACCTTGACAAGCTCGTCAAAGTATTTAATGATTACCCGGATACCAACATTGTAATCTACGGTTACACCGACAGTACAGGTTCTATGCAGATCAACCAGACACTTTCTGAGCAAAGGGCAGCATCGGTGAAGAATTACCTGTCATCAAAAGGCATTTCAGCGGCGCGTTTCACTACAACAGGTATGGGGCCTGCCGATCCGATTGCGACCAATGATACGCCTGAAGGCAGGAGCCAGAACAGGCGCGTTGAGTTTGCTATCACCGCAAACCAGAAGATGATTCAGGATGCTGAACAGGAAGCAAAAAAATAA
- a CDS encoding TetR family transcriptional regulator C-terminal domain-containing protein — MATTKKNTAKNQFIDDAQIIAWYMDDVLEHSGNNLNVYTFCKKHGIPESDFYAFFGSMDMVKQEIWVKFFENAISAIEKEPGYLSYSDKNKLLALYFTLFEILTLNRTYVLFAMKENGEGLKNLVQLKPFRNRFKDFIVHLYKQNSTESMARMKKATTPVVSEGAWVQFLLILKFWIEDRSKGFEKTDIIIEKSVNTVVDLLDTKPMENLIDLGKFLWKERKSAL, encoded by the coding sequence ATGGCTACAACAAAAAAAAATACAGCAAAAAATCAGTTTATTGATGACGCCCAGATCATTGCATGGTATATGGATGATGTGCTGGAACATTCTGGAAATAACCTTAACGTTTACACCTTCTGCAAGAAACATGGAATCCCTGAGTCTGATTTCTATGCCTTTTTTGGTTCAATGGACATGGTGAAACAGGAAATTTGGGTTAAGTTTTTTGAGAATGCCATCAGCGCTATCGAAAAGGAACCCGGCTACCTGTCGTACTCGGACAAGAACAAACTGCTGGCGCTGTATTTTACCCTGTTTGAAATTCTGACGCTGAACCGCACATACGTACTTTTTGCGATGAAGGAAAATGGTGAAGGTCTGAAAAATCTGGTACAACTCAAACCTTTCAGAAACCGTTTCAAGGATTTTATCGTACATCTCTACAAACAAAACAGTACAGAATCCATGGCCAGGATGAAAAAGGCCACCACGCCGGTGGTATCAGAAGGCGCTTGGGTGCAGTTCTTACTCATACTGAAATTCTGGATTGAAGACCGGTCTAAAGGTTTCGAGAAAACGGACATTATTATTGAAAAATCAGTCAATACTGTCGTGGATTTACTGGATACCAAACCGATGGAAAACCTGATTGATTTAGGGAAGTTCCTTTGGAAAGAAAGGAAATCAGCATTATGA
- a CDS encoding ABC1 kinase family protein — MKTLDKIPTGKIERAGQLVKTGLKVGGNYMAYYGEKIVNPSLTREKLNENNADDIYEGLKNLKGSALKVAQMLSMDKNIMPKAYVDKFSLAQFSVPPLSAPLVRKTFKTWYGKYPEEVFDTFTPDSVNAASIGQVHKATKSGKKLAVKIQYPGVAESISSDLALVKPFATRMFNLRGKDSERYFKEVEHKLLEETDYELELAQGVAIAKSCAKIKGLRFPSYYPEWSSKKTITMDWMQGEHLSEFTAHNEDRETGDRLGQALWDFYMFQMHGLREVHADPHPGNFLVDRDANLVAIDFGCIKKVPEDFYIPYFELARPEIIENAVLFKQKLYELEILRTDDTPEEIEYFSDIFQRLMRFFTKPHHEPAFDFSDPEFFDEIAALSEEFANDTKLRKMNGNRGSEHFIYVNRTFFGLYCLLNDLKARVDTQHYKVYLT, encoded by the coding sequence ATGAAAACGTTAGACAAAATTCCGACAGGTAAAATTGAACGCGCGGGCCAGTTGGTGAAAACCGGCCTCAAAGTGGGTGGAAATTACATGGCTTATTATGGCGAAAAAATCGTGAATCCGTCGCTCACCCGCGAAAAGCTCAACGAAAATAATGCCGATGACATTTATGAAGGCCTGAAGAACCTTAAAGGCAGCGCGCTGAAGGTAGCCCAAATGCTGAGTATGGATAAGAACATCATGCCGAAAGCCTATGTTGATAAATTCTCGCTGGCGCAGTTTTCCGTACCGCCGCTATCCGCACCTTTGGTGAGAAAGACCTTCAAAACGTGGTATGGCAAATATCCCGAAGAAGTGTTTGATACCTTTACACCGGATTCTGTCAACGCAGCGAGCATTGGTCAGGTGCATAAGGCCACAAAAAGTGGTAAAAAGCTTGCCGTTAAAATTCAGTACCCTGGCGTGGCGGAAAGCATCAGTTCAGATCTGGCGCTCGTCAAGCCTTTTGCGACAAGGATGTTTAACCTGCGCGGGAAAGATTCTGAAAGGTACTTCAAAGAAGTGGAACACAAACTCCTCGAGGAAACCGATTACGAGCTGGAACTGGCCCAGGGCGTTGCCATCGCAAAATCGTGCGCCAAAATAAAAGGGCTGAGGTTTCCGTCGTACTATCCGGAGTGGTCTTCTAAAAAAACCATCACGATGGACTGGATGCAGGGTGAACATCTTTCAGAGTTTACCGCGCACAATGAGGATAGGGAAACCGGTGACCGACTCGGCCAGGCGCTTTGGGACTTTTATATGTTCCAGATGCACGGACTTCGCGAAGTGCATGCGGATCCGCATCCGGGGAATTTCCTTGTAGACAGGGATGCCAATCTGGTTGCGATTGATTTCGGCTGCATAAAGAAAGTGCCCGAGGATTTTTACATTCCTTATTTCGAACTTGCAAGGCCTGAAATCATTGAAAATGCGGTGCTTTTTAAGCAAAAGCTGTACGAGCTCGAAATCTTGAGGACCGATGACACTCCCGAGGAAATTGAGTATTTCTCTGATATTTTCCAACGCTTGATGCGTTTCTTCACCAAGCCGCACCACGAACCGGCATTCGATTTTTCCGATCCTGAGTTTTTCGACGAAATTGCGGCGCTCAGTGAAGAATTTGCAAATGATACGAAACTAAGGAAAATGAACGGGAACCGCGGGTCAGAGCATTTCATTTATGTGAACCGCACTTTTTTCGGGCTCTATTGCCTGTTGAATGATTTGAAAGCACGCGTGGACACGCAGCATTATAAAGTTTATCTTACTTAA
- a CDS encoding ABC transporter ATP-binding protein, with amino-acid sequence MLRVQNISFAYDTQTVIDNIDFTLEKGGNLSVIGESGCGKSTLLKLIYGLYDLNSGSVSWNGDDILGPKFHLVPGAQNMKYLAQDFDLMPYVSVAENVGKFLSNMYPAEKEARVTELLEMVEMHQFAQTKAKYLSGGQQQRVALARVLALEPELLLLDEPFSNIDSFRKGALRRNLFAYLKHKGISCIIASHDSIDALSFSDRTLVMRNGHIVTLGESKSVYLRPDSRYTASLFGEVNEIPLHLLIPFEDKEKLLLLYAHELYPDDNSDLKVVVKQCYFKGGGYLVKAVRDRKIIFFESPYEIPLQQELGLTADMDLVLNRL; translated from the coding sequence ATGCTCCGCGTACAAAATATATCTTTCGCCTACGATACCCAAACTGTCATTGACAACATCGATTTTACACTTGAAAAAGGCGGGAACCTGTCTGTAATCGGGGAAAGCGGCTGCGGAAAAAGTACGTTGTTGAAACTGATTTATGGATTGTATGATCTCAATTCCGGGTCGGTTTCATGGAATGGGGATGATATCCTCGGACCGAAATTTCACCTCGTCCCAGGCGCTCAAAACATGAAATACCTGGCGCAGGATTTTGACCTCATGCCCTATGTAAGCGTGGCTGAAAACGTCGGAAAATTCCTTTCAAACATGTATCCTGCCGAAAAGGAAGCGCGGGTCACTGAGCTTCTTGAAATGGTCGAGATGCATCAGTTTGCCCAAACCAAAGCGAAATATTTGAGTGGCGGTCAGCAACAGCGCGTAGCACTGGCACGGGTTTTGGCGCTGGAGCCCGAGTTGCTGCTGCTCGACGAGCCCTTCAGCAACATCGACAGCTTTAGGAAAGGCGCGCTGCGCAGGAACCTTTTTGCATACCTTAAGCACAAAGGAATCAGTTGTATCATCGCCTCGCACGACAGCATTGACGCCCTTTCGTTTTCAGACCGCACGCTCGTAATGCGAAATGGGCACATTGTCACACTTGGCGAATCAAAATCAGTGTACTTAAGGCCCGATAGCCGGTATACCGCCTCGCTGTTTGGGGAAGTCAATGAGATACCGCTTCACCTCTTGATCCCTTTTGAAGACAAGGAAAAATTGCTGCTGCTCTACGCACATGAATTGTATCCTGATGACAATTCTGACCTTAAAGTGGTCGTTAAACAATGCTATTTTAAAGGCGGCGGTTATTTGGTCAAAGCCGTCCGTGACAGGAAAATCATCTTCTTCGAGAGCCCTTATGAAATCCCGTTGCAGCAGGAACTCGGTCTTACCGCCGATATGGATTTGGTGCTGAATCGTTTATAG
- a CDS encoding T9SS type A sorting domain-containing protein → MKKYYFLLLFTSALVSAQLQWAPFTNVYENEGFQRYDDVFFLNENTGWAANGYFSKVYKTTDGGANWQLQLELEPGNEYFRNIEFLNENIGFVGTLSSTFLKTVDGGATWAPVTNLPTTIPAICGLSAVGGTTIYGCGAYFSPAYIIKSVDSGDNWQFIDMSAYANALVEILFIDENTGFVSGKDDNGGVILKTVDGGANWTPLYHSGIPGEYVWKLQDLHGDGQILFGSVESVSPLLGKLVRSTDGGANWVSKEVPDTDIQAVGFVSETHGWMGGHATGLLETTDGGDIWTDTGVGSNMNRIVVVNDHLAYASGTTVYKLTDQNLSVPFTESPRKPLAASISPNPVREKLNLSVAFIGSDHLVIELYDSAGKLIRQLKRDTIEGASVRNYSFDFPYAAGVYVVNLHSNTGRQSIKFVKSASF, encoded by the coding sequence ATGAAAAAATATTACTTCCTGCTGCTATTCACGTCTGCTCTGGTATCTGCGCAATTGCAATGGGCGCCATTTACCAATGTTTATGAAAATGAAGGTTTCCAGCGTTATGACGATGTGTTTTTCCTGAATGAAAATACAGGCTGGGCGGCCAACGGCTATTTCTCTAAAGTCTATAAAACGACCGATGGCGGTGCCAATTGGCAACTGCAACTCGAACTTGAGCCTGGAAACGAGTACTTTCGGAACATCGAATTCCTGAACGAAAATATCGGATTTGTCGGGACGCTCAGCAGTACGTTTCTCAAAACCGTTGACGGTGGTGCTACCTGGGCGCCCGTAACTAACCTTCCGACGACCATTCCGGCGATTTGCGGTCTTTCGGCTGTGGGTGGTACGACCATTTACGGCTGTGGCGCCTATTTTTCTCCGGCTTACATCATCAAATCGGTCGACAGTGGAGACAACTGGCAGTTTATCGATATGAGTGCCTACGCCAACGCATTGGTGGAAATCCTTTTTATCGATGAAAATACCGGATTTGTTTCCGGCAAGGATGACAATGGAGGCGTAATCCTGAAAACGGTGGATGGCGGTGCCAATTGGACCCCGTTATACCATTCCGGCATTCCGGGCGAATATGTGTGGAAACTTCAGGATTTGCATGGAGACGGCCAGATTTTATTCGGATCCGTGGAATCCGTATCGCCATTGCTCGGGAAGCTCGTCAGGTCAACCGATGGCGGTGCCAACTGGGTCAGCAAGGAAGTTCCGGACACTGATATTCAGGCGGTGGGATTTGTAAGTGAAACCCACGGCTGGATGGGCGGCCACGCCACTGGCTTGCTGGAAACCACTGATGGCGGCGACATCTGGACGGACACCGGGGTAGGCAGCAACATGAACCGGATTGTAGTCGTGAATGATCATTTGGCCTATGCGTCGGGGACGACGGTCTATAAACTCACCGACCAGAATCTGTCAGTGCCTTTTACTGAAAGTCCGCGCAAACCGCTTGCCGCCTCAATCAGCCCGAATCCGGTGAGGGAGAAGTTAAACCTGTCCGTGGCATTCATCGGGTCCGATCATTTGGTGATTGAATTGTACGACAGCGCAGGGAAGTTGATCCGCCAGCTGAAGCGCGACACCATTGAGGGCGCTTCGGTTAGGAATTATTCGTTTGATTTTCCGTATGCGGCCGGCGTATATGTGGTCAACCTGCACAGCAATACGGGCAGGCAGTCCATTAAGTTCGTGAAATCGGCAAGTTTCTAA